The following are from one region of the Pseudodesulfovibrio piezophilus C1TLV30 genome:
- a CDS encoding LysR substrate-binding domain-containing protein — protein sequence MSYTSTLTQLPPDVLRTFIYAVETGSFTNAAELVHRTQSAVSMQMKRLESDLEKPLFVRQGRGVRLTTDGETLYRYALRLTTLHDEALAALTQPQLSGVVRLGAPEDYAAQYVPSALQRFATLHPRITVDVYCDVSENLSRQFQDGELDVMITTESRADGPFCRQQDLMWIVEEHGTAMEQSPLPLALFHEGCHYRRNTLTALEEAGISYRIAYGSPSLAGILAIVRAGLAVAVVAHGTAIPGCRRLTKNEGLPFIPPVGIALRLNQRNNTPATRSLHRFIDAELEMTTV from the coding sequence ATGTCTTATACCTCAACTTTAACCCAGTTACCGCCAGATGTGCTGCGAACTTTCATTTATGCCGTTGAAACAGGGAGCTTCACAAATGCGGCGGAATTAGTGCATCGCACACAATCCGCTGTGTCCATGCAAATGAAACGGCTGGAGAGTGATCTAGAAAAGCCGCTTTTTGTGCGGCAAGGACGTGGTGTTCGACTGACAACTGATGGAGAAACACTCTATCGATATGCTCTTCGTTTGACGACACTCCACGATGAAGCGCTCGCAGCTCTCACCCAACCCCAATTGTCAGGAGTTGTTAGACTGGGAGCACCTGAAGACTATGCGGCCCAGTATGTGCCCAGCGCTTTACAACGGTTCGCTACCCTGCATCCCCGTATTACCGTGGATGTCTATTGTGATGTTTCGGAAAATTTGAGCAGGCAGTTCCAAGATGGTGAGCTTGATGTCATGATCACGACTGAATCGCGCGCTGATGGCCCCTTTTGTCGACAGCAGGATCTTATGTGGATAGTGGAAGAACATGGAACGGCAATGGAACAAAGCCCACTCCCCCTCGCATTATTTCATGAAGGGTGCCATTATAGACGTAACACCCTTACAGCATTGGAAGAAGCTGGAATCTCATACCGAATCGCATATGGAAGCCCCAGTCTGGCGGGTATTCTGGCCATCGTCAGGGCTGGCCTTGCCGTGGCAGTTGTGGCGCATGGAACCGCTATCCCCGGCTGTAGGCGGCTAACCAAGAATGAAGGGCTTCCCTTTATTCCTCCCGTCGGCATAGCCCTCCGCCTCAACCAGAGGAACAACACTCCGGCTACACGTTCTCTTCACCGCTTTATCGATGCCGAACTGGAAATGACGACAGTCTAA